Proteins from one Caulobacter sp. 73W genomic window:
- the pgi gene encoding glucose-6-phosphate isomerase — translation MSKLDAAWSRLETAARSAGEGRIADFFQGEPDRLSRLTVEAAGLSLDLSKQSWTLDGFDAALDLARAADVEGARAAMFGGEAINTSEDRAVLHVALRAPKDAAYGAKGEAVMADVEEVRARMKAFAEQVRSGAVKSSSGKPFKTILHIGIGGSDLGPRLLWDALRPVTPQIDVRFVANVDGAEFELVTADMDPAQTLVIVVSKTFTTQETMANAQAARDWLSAALGEEAARRHLAAVSTALDKTSTFGVPDDRVFGFWDWVGGRYSLWSSVSLSVAIAAGWDVFERFHAGAVQMDTHFRDAPLDRNAPVLLALAQVFNRNGLGRPARSVVAYAYRLSRLSAFLQQLEMESNGKQIGKDGKPVAHGTSAIVFGGEGTNVQHAYFQAMHQGTDITPMELIGLAATDEGPAGMHAKLLSNLLAQAEAFMVGRSEDEVRKELADKGVDAATVEIMAPQRTFPGNRPSTLILLDRLTPETFGALIALYEHKTFVEGVIWGINSFDQWGVELGKVMAGRILPELEGGAPADHDPSTTALIAKLKA, via the coding sequence ATGAGCAAGCTGGACGCGGCCTGGAGCCGTCTCGAGACCGCCGCCAGATCGGCGGGCGAAGGGCGCATCGCTGATTTCTTCCAGGGCGAGCCAGACCGCCTGTCCCGCCTGACGGTGGAGGCGGCCGGCCTGTCGCTGGATCTCTCCAAGCAGAGCTGGACCCTTGACGGCTTCGACGCCGCCCTCGACCTCGCCCGCGCGGCGGATGTGGAGGGCGCGCGCGCCGCCATGTTCGGCGGCGAGGCGATCAACACCTCCGAGGACCGCGCGGTCCTGCACGTGGCCCTGCGCGCGCCCAAGGACGCCGCCTACGGGGCCAAGGGCGAGGCGGTGATGGCCGACGTCGAGGAGGTCCGCGCCCGCATGAAGGCCTTTGCCGAGCAGGTCCGCTCCGGCGCGGTCAAGAGCTCCAGCGGCAAGCCGTTCAAGACCATCCTGCACATCGGCATCGGCGGCTCGGACCTTGGTCCCCGCCTGTTGTGGGACGCCCTTCGCCCAGTGACGCCGCAGATCGACGTGCGCTTCGTGGCCAATGTGGACGGCGCGGAGTTCGAGCTGGTCACCGCCGACATGGATCCGGCGCAGACCCTGGTCATCGTCGTCTCCAAGACCTTCACCACCCAGGAGACCATGGCCAACGCCCAGGCTGCCCGCGACTGGCTGAGCGCGGCCCTGGGCGAGGAGGCCGCCAGGAGGCACCTGGCCGCCGTCTCCACCGCCCTCGACAAGACCTCGACCTTCGGCGTGCCCGATGATCGGGTGTTCGGCTTCTGGGACTGGGTGGGCGGCCGCTACTCCCTGTGGTCCTCGGTCAGCCTGTCGGTGGCGATCGCCGCCGGCTGGGACGTCTTCGAGCGCTTCCACGCCGGGGCGGTCCAGATGGACACGCACTTCCGTGACGCCCCGCTGGACAGGAACGCGCCGGTCCTGCTGGCCCTGGCCCAGGTGTTCAACCGCAACGGCCTTGGCCGTCCCGCCCGCTCGGTGGTGGCCTACGCCTATCGTCTGAGCCGCCTGTCGGCCTTCCTCCAGCAGCTGGAGATGGAGTCCAACGGCAAGCAGATCGGCAAGGACGGCAAGCCGGTCGCGCACGGCACCTCGGCCATCGTCTTCGGCGGCGAGGGGACCAACGTCCAGCACGCCTACTTCCAGGCCATGCACCAGGGGACCGACATCACCCCCATGGAGCTGATCGGCCTGGCGGCGACTGACGAAGGTCCGGCCGGCATGCACGCCAAGCTGTTGTCGAACCTGCTGGCCCAGGCGGAGGCCTTTATGGTCGGCCGGTCCGAGGACGAGGTTCGCAAGGAGCTGGCCGACAAGGGCGTGGACGCCGCGACCGTCGAGATCATGGCTCCGCAGCGCACTTTCCCCGGCAACCGCCCGTCAACCCTGATCCTGCTGGATCGCCTGACGCCGGAGACCTTCGGCGCCCTGATCGCCCTCTATGAGCACAAAACCTTCGTCGAGGGCGTGATCTGGGGGATCAACAGCTTCGACCAGTGGGGCGTGGAGCTGGGCAAGGTGATGGCCGGCCGCATCCTGCCGGAGCTGGAGGGCGGCGCGCCGGCCGATCACGATCCGTCCACCACCGCCCTGATCGCCAAGCTGAAGGCGTGA
- the hisS gene encoding histidine--tRNA ligase: MTEEIFRPEARAPRGFADKRAPQLRSERAILEAVSKVYESYGFEALDTGAFEYADALGKFLPDSDRPNEGVFALQDDDEQWMALRYDLTAPLARFAAQNWETLPKPFRRYAFGTVWRNEKPGPGRFREFIQCDADTVGSARPEADAEIIAMAVAGLEAAGLPRGQAVIKINNRKLLNGLLTAAGVETAGQKLGVLRAVDKLDRLGAEGVKLLLGEGRKDESGAFTKGAGLTGKAIDSVLAFVAAGAASRGATLDALSAVIGGSPEGDEGLAELAAIDAALKGLGVAEDQALFDPSIVRGLEYYTGAVFEAELLLSTTDEKGEAVRFGSIGGGGRYDDLIARFTGQPVPATGFSFGVSRLAAALKAAGRDAAQAARGPVVIIAFDQAHMPEYFAVAGELRAAGVPAEVYLGSSGMKAQMKYADRRMAPAAIMLGGDEIAAGTVTIKDLDLGRELAAGVSDNAEWKATRPGQQTIARDELVAAVKRITEGG, from the coding sequence ATGACCGAAGAAATCTTCCGCCCCGAAGCCCGCGCCCCCCGAGGGTTCGCTGACAAGCGCGCGCCGCAGCTGCGCTCCGAGCGCGCCATCCTGGAGGCCGTGTCCAAGGTCTATGAAAGCTACGGCTTCGAGGCGCTGGACACCGGGGCCTTCGAGTATGCCGACGCCCTGGGCAAGTTCCTGCCGGACAGCGACCGTCCGAACGAAGGCGTCTTCGCCCTGCAGGATGACGACGAACAGTGGATGGCCCTGCGCTATGACCTGACCGCCCCGCTGGCGCGGTTCGCGGCGCAGAACTGGGAGACCCTGCCCAAGCCGTTCCGCCGCTACGCCTTCGGCACGGTGTGGCGCAACGAAAAGCCCGGTCCGGGCCGCTTCCGCGAATTCATCCAGTGCGACGCCGACACGGTGGGCTCGGCCCGTCCCGAGGCGGACGCCGAGATCATCGCCATGGCCGTGGCCGGCCTGGAGGCCGCCGGTCTGCCGCGCGGCCAGGCGGTCATCAAGATCAACAACCGCAAGCTCCTCAACGGCCTGCTCACCGCCGCCGGCGTCGAGACCGCGGGCCAGAAGCTGGGCGTGCTGCGCGCCGTGGACAAGCTGGACCGCCTGGGCGCGGAAGGCGTCAAGCTGCTGCTGGGCGAGGGGCGCAAGGACGAGAGCGGCGCCTTCACCAAGGGCGCCGGCCTGACCGGCAAGGCGATCGACTCGGTGCTGGCCTTCGTGGCCGCCGGGGCGGCGTCACGCGGCGCGACCCTGGACGCCTTGTCGGCGGTGATCGGCGGTTCGCCCGAGGGCGACGAAGGCCTGGCGGAGCTGGCCGCCATCGACGCGGCGCTGAAGGGCCTGGGCGTGGCCGAGGACCAGGCGCTGTTCGATCCGTCGATCGTGCGCGGTCTGGAGTACTACACGGGCGCGGTGTTCGAGGCCGAGCTGCTGCTGAGCACCACCGACGAGAAGGGCGAGGCCGTGCGCTTCGGCTCCATCGGCGGGGGCGGCCGCTATGACGACCTGATCGCCCGCTTCACCGGCCAGCCGGTCCCGGCCACCGGCTTCTCCTTCGGCGTCTCGCGCCTGGCCGCGGCGCTGAAGGCCGCCGGCCGTGACGCCGCCCAGGCCGCGCGCGGCCCGGTGGTGATCATCGCCTTCGACCAGGCGCACATGCCTGAGTACTTCGCGGTGGCGGGCGAGTTGCGCGCCGCCGGCGTCCCGGCCGAGGTCTATCTCGGTTCGTCGGGCATGAAGGCGCAGATGAAGTACGCCGACCGCCGCATGGCGCCGGCCGCGATCATGCTGGGCGGGGACGAGATCGCCGCCGGGACCGTGACCATCAAGGATCTGGACCTGGGCCGTGAGCTGGCCGCCGGGGTGTCGGACAACGCCGAGTGGAAGGCGACCCGCCCGGGTCAGCAGACCATCGCGCGCGACGAGCTGGTCGCGGCCGTCAAGCGGATCACGGAGGGCGGCTGA
- a CDS encoding ATP phosphoribosyltransferase regulatory subunit has product MRLEKAIPATALDAIRAPFLNAGAQMADSPVLQPLSLLLDLSGESMRARLFVVQGDGGEELALRPDFTIGVARSHIEAGTAIGRYFYEGKAFRVAPPGSDRAEEFLQVGLETFGPPEGPRADAEVAALAWKASVAGGRDDLTLLLGDVSLFSAFVDSLDLAAPLAARLKRAFSHPRLLKAELDGEQASVAPTGSGKLANLLAGLPEAEAEEVLRELWAMTGVEPVGGRRPADIVHRLIVRAQAQDAGRLSADEIAAVRGYLAISDAPRAALAAVKGLAGSKGAALDAALKAWDVRLSALDELGADEARMTLSTGFGRAFGYYDGMLFEVRSAALGEERPVAAGGRYDGLMPRLGGQAAGAVGCMVRPARAYAGGVE; this is encoded by the coding sequence ATGCGCTTGGAGAAGGCCATTCCCGCGACGGCGCTGGATGCGATCCGAGCGCCGTTCCTGAACGCCGGCGCCCAGATGGCGGACTCGCCGGTGCTGCAGCCGCTGAGCCTGCTGCTCGACCTGTCGGGCGAGTCCATGCGCGCGCGCCTGTTCGTGGTGCAGGGCGACGGCGGCGAGGAGCTGGCCCTGCGGCCGGACTTCACCATCGGCGTGGCCCGCAGCCACATTGAGGCGGGGACCGCCATCGGCCGCTACTTCTATGAGGGAAAGGCCTTCCGTGTCGCCCCGCCGGGATCGGACCGGGCGGAGGAGTTCCTGCAGGTCGGGCTGGAGACCTTCGGCCCGCCGGAAGGCCCGCGCGCCGACGCCGAAGTCGCCGCTCTCGCTTGGAAGGCGTCGGTCGCTGGCGGACGGGATGACCTGACCCTGCTGCTGGGCGACGTGTCGCTGTTCAGCGCCTTTGTCGACAGCCTGGATCTGGCCGCGCCGCTGGCGGCGCGCCTGAAGCGGGCCTTCAGCCATCCCCGCCTGCTCAAGGCCGAGCTGGACGGCGAGCAGGCGTCCGTCGCGCCGACCGGCTCGGGCAAGCTGGCCAATCTGCTGGCCGGTCTGCCGGAGGCGGAGGCCGAGGAAGTCCTGCGCGAGCTGTGGGCCATGACCGGCGTCGAGCCGGTGGGCGGACGCCGCCCCGCCGATATCGTCCATCGCCTGATCGTCCGCGCCCAGGCGCAGGACGCGGGCCGCCTGTCGGCGGACGAGATCGCCGCCGTGCGCGGCTATCTGGCGATCAGCGATGCGCCGCGCGCCGCGCTGGCCGCCGTGAAGGGCCTGGCGGGCTCCAAGGGCGCCGCGCTGGACGCCGCGCTCAAGGCCTGGGACGTGCGTCTGTCGGCCTTGGACGAGCTGGGCGCCGACGAGGCGCGCATGACCCTGTCCACCGGCTTTGGCCGGGCCTTCGGCTATTACGACGGGATGCTGTTCGAGGTGCGCAGCGCCGCCCTCGGCGAAGAGCGCCCGGTGGCGGCCGGCGGCCGCTATGACGGGCTGATGCCGCGCCTGGGCGGCCAGGCGGCCGGCGCCGTGGGCTGCATGGTGCGGCCGGCGCGGGCCTATGCGGGAGGCGTGGAATGA
- the hisG gene encoding ATP phosphoribosyltransferase, translating to MSEPLIFAIPSKGRLKEQVEAWLADCGFKLEASGGSRGYSAELSGLPGVSVRLLSAGDIAAALASGEVHLGITGEDLLREQGEDLDARVVLLRALGFGRADLVVAAPKSWLDVDTMADLDEVGHIHLARTGRRLRVATKYLAQTRSFFARRGVADYRIVESSGATEGAPAAGAAELVVDITTTGATLVANGLKVLSDGVILKSQAQLAAGLGASWTADNLASARRLVIAIEARARAMALATLVWPAEQDAAARQATEAFLAKGATRRANGLLIDKRDLLDVCAALGASRVEPVTVARPDYVFEADSGAIEGLAARLKDKN from the coding sequence ATGAGCGAGCCCCTGATTTTCGCCATCCCCTCCAAGGGGCGGCTCAAGGAACAGGTCGAGGCCTGGCTGGCCGACTGCGGCTTCAAGCTGGAGGCCAGCGGCGGTTCGCGCGGCTATAGCGCCGAGCTGTCCGGCCTGCCGGGCGTGTCCGTGCGGCTGCTGTCGGCCGGCGACATCGCCGCCGCCCTGGCGTCGGGCGAGGTTCACCTGGGCATCACCGGCGAGGACTTGCTGCGCGAACAGGGCGAGGACCTGGATGCTCGCGTGGTGCTGCTGCGCGCCCTGGGCTTTGGCCGCGCCGATCTGGTGGTGGCCGCGCCCAAGAGCTGGCTGGACGTGGACACCATGGCCGACCTGGATGAGGTGGGTCACATCCATCTGGCCCGCACGGGCCGCCGCCTTCGGGTTGCGACCAAGTATCTGGCCCAGACCCGTAGTTTCTTCGCCCGTCGCGGCGTGGCCGATTATCGCATCGTCGAATCCAGCGGCGCGACCGAGGGGGCTCCGGCCGCCGGGGCGGCGGAATTGGTGGTGGACATCACCACCACGGGGGCGACCCTGGTCGCCAACGGCCTGAAGGTGCTGTCCGACGGCGTGATCCTGAAGAGCCAGGCGCAATTGGCGGCGGGCCTGGGAGCGTCCTGGACCGCCGACAACCTGGCCTCGGCCCGCCGGCTGGTGATCGCCATCGAGGCCCGCGCCCGCGCCATGGCCTTGGCGACCCTGGTGTGGCCGGCCGAGCAGGATGCCGCGGCGCGTCAGGCGACCGAGGCGTTCCTCGCCAAGGGGGCCACCCGCCGGGCGAACGGCCTGCTGATCGACAAGCGCGATCTGCTGGACGTCTGCGCCGCCCTGGGCGCTTCACGGGTGGAGCCGGTGACCGTCGCCCGGCCGGATTACGTCTTCGAGGCCGATTCTGGGGCCATTGAGGGTCTGGCCGCCCGCTTGAAGGATAAAAACTGA
- a CDS encoding M13 family metallopeptidase, giving the protein MKTAWLGAAAAGALLMSAASASAHEHDNCLDALCQMQSLDLLAQGETSGGTAISLESPRYGTWGYDLSGRDLTAKPGDDFFKFANGTWEKTTEIPADRTRFGNFDKLSLLSEARSQAIIQDAAAGKIQDADAAKIGAAYNAFMNEALADQLGAKPLASELNEIRAAKTKADFAVLMGKSPTTGFSTLFPGYIGADRKNPSRYAVYLMTGGMGLPDRDYYLDAKFAEKKTAYLAYVEKMLTLAGWPQPADHAKAVVDLETRIAEASWTRIQRRDATKTYNPKTPAELATYAPGVDWKAIAAASGLGGAERFVLTTDTAFPKIAKIYDETSLDTLKAWQAFHLADGGAPYLSKAFADANFEFRGKTLSGQPEQRPRWKRGVANVNGMLGEEVGRIYVARYFPPESKAKMLKLVTDIRSALKDRIENLPWMSPETKARALDKLAKFTVKIGYPEEWRDYSSLTIKADDLYGNVIRSSAFEWKHDLDRLNGPVDRKEWGMTPQTVNAYYNPPMNEIVFPAAILQAPFFDPQADDAINYGGIGGVIGHEIGHGFDDQGRNYDGDGVLQDWWTAEDAAKFKAQADKLGAQYSAFEPLPGAKVQGGLTMGENIGDLAGLTLGLEAYHRSLNGKPAPVLDGLTGDQRVFLGWAQVWRQKIRDEALRQQVVTDPHSPAYYRVNGTIRNIDGWYQAFDIKPGDALYVAPENRVRLW; this is encoded by the coding sequence ATGAAGACGGCATGGCTGGGCGCTGCGGCTGCAGGCGCCCTTCTGATGAGCGCCGCGAGCGCTTCGGCCCACGAACACGACAACTGCCTCGACGCGCTCTGCCAAATGCAGTCGCTCGATCTGCTGGCTCAGGGCGAGACCTCGGGCGGTACGGCGATCTCGCTGGAGTCCCCGCGCTATGGGACCTGGGGCTACGACCTGTCGGGCCGCGACCTGACCGCCAAGCCGGGCGACGACTTCTTCAAATTCGCCAACGGGACCTGGGAAAAGACCACCGAGATCCCCGCCGACCGCACCCGCTTCGGCAACTTCGACAAGCTGTCGCTTTTGTCGGAAGCCCGGTCGCAAGCGATCATCCAGGACGCCGCCGCGGGCAAGATCCAGGACGCTGACGCCGCCAAGATCGGCGCGGCCTACAACGCCTTCATGAACGAGGCCTTGGCCGATCAGCTGGGCGCCAAGCCGCTGGCTTCGGAGCTCAACGAGATCCGCGCCGCCAAGACCAAGGCCGACTTCGCCGTCCTGATGGGCAAGAGCCCGACGACCGGCTTCTCCACCCTGTTCCCCGGCTATATCGGCGCCGACCGCAAGAACCCGAGCCGGTACGCGGTCTATCTGATGACCGGCGGCATGGGCCTGCCGGACCGCGACTACTATCTCGACGCCAAGTTCGCCGAGAAGAAGACCGCCTACCTCGCCTATGTCGAGAAGATGCTGACCCTGGCGGGCTGGCCGCAGCCGGCGGATCACGCCAAGGCCGTCGTCGATTTGGAGACCCGGATCGCCGAGGCTTCCTGGACCCGCATCCAGCGCCGTGACGCCACCAAGACCTACAACCCCAAGACCCCCGCCGAGCTGGCGACCTACGCCCCCGGCGTCGACTGGAAGGCCATCGCCGCCGCCAGCGGCCTGGGCGGGGCCGAGCGCTTCGTCCTGACCACCGACACGGCGTTTCCGAAGATCGCCAAGATCTACGACGAGACCTCGCTCGACACCCTGAAGGCCTGGCAGGCCTTCCACCTGGCCGACGGCGGCGCCCCTTATCTGTCCAAGGCCTTCGCCGACGCCAACTTCGAGTTCCGCGGCAAGACCCTCAGCGGTCAGCCGGAACAGCGCCCCCGCTGGAAGCGCGGCGTCGCCAACGTCAACGGCATGCTCGGCGAAGAGGTCGGCCGCATCTATGTGGCCCGCTACTTCCCGCCGGAATCCAAGGCCAAGATGCTGAAACTGGTCACCGACATCCGCTCGGCCCTGAAGGACCGCATCGAGAACCTTCCCTGGATGAGCCCGGAGACCAAGGCCCGCGCCCTGGACAAGCTGGCCAAGTTCACGGTGAAGATCGGCTACCCGGAAGAGTGGCGCGACTATTCGAGCCTGACGATCAAGGCTGACGACCTCTACGGCAACGTCATCCGCTCGAGCGCCTTCGAGTGGAAGCACGACCTGGACCGCCTGAACGGCCCGGTCGACCGCAAGGAATGGGGCATGACGCCCCAGACCGTGAACGCCTACTACAACCCGCCGATGAACGAGATCGTCTTCCCGGCGGCGATCCTGCAGGCGCCGTTCTTCGATCCCCAGGCCGACGACGCCATCAACTACGGCGGCATCGGCGGCGTGATCGGTCACGAGATCGGCCACGGCTTCGACGACCAGGGCCGCAACTACGACGGCGACGGCGTGCTCCAGGATTGGTGGACCGCCGAGGACGCCGCCAAGTTCAAGGCCCAGGCCGATAAGCTGGGCGCGCAGTACTCGGCGTTCGAGCCCCTGCCTGGCGCCAAGGTGCAGGGCGGCCTGACCATGGGTGAGAACATCGGCGACCTCGCCGGCCTGACCCTGGGGCTGGAGGCCTATCACCGCTCCCTGAACGGCAAGCCCGCACCGGTGCTGGACGGCCTGACCGGCGACCAGCGCGTGTTCCTCGGTTGGGCCCAGGTCTGGCGTCAGAAAATCCGCGACGAAGCCCTGCGTCAGCAGGTCGTCACCGATCCGCATTCGCCGGCCTACTACCGGGTCAACGGCACGATCCGGAACATCGACGGCTGGTACCAGGCCTTCGACATCAAGCCGGGCGACGCCCTGTATGTCGCTCCGGAGAATCGCGTCCGCCTCTGGTAG
- a CDS encoding copper chaperone PCu(A)C, translating to MNAKLLAAAAIGLFAAGCGKAADAAPPTIAVTNAWCRAAPAVAPAGGCYLTLKASADDRLAAIETKAADRAEIHTMSVDGGVMRMRQLKEGLALKAGAETEFKPGGLHVMVIKPKAPLTEGSSVTLTLKFEKAPAQTLAFPVRAMAAASGHHH from the coding sequence ATGAACGCCAAGCTTCTCGCCGCCGCCGCCATCGGTCTGTTCGCCGCCGGGTGCGGCAAGGCCGCCGACGCCGCTCCCCCCACCATCGCCGTCACCAACGCCTGGTGCCGCGCCGCCCCGGCCGTCGCGCCCGCCGGCGGCTGCTACCTCACCCTCAAGGCCTCGGCGGACGACCGTCTGGCCGCTATCGAGACCAAGGCCGCCGACCGCGCCGAGATCCACACCATGAGCGTGGACGGCGGCGTCATGCGCATGCGGCAGCTAAAGGAAGGTCTGGCGCTGAAGGCCGGCGCCGAGACCGAGTTCAAGCCGGGCGGCCTGCACGTCATGGTCATCAAGCCCAAGGCGCCGCTGACCGAAGGGTCTTCGGTGACCCTGACCCTGAAGTTCGAAAAGGCTCCGGCCCAGACCCTGGCTTTCCCGGTGCGCGCCATGGCGGCCGCCAGCGGGCACCACCACTGA
- a CDS encoding DUF2946 family protein, protein MQVARGHRRTGGWLLWLAILAVMLPGLSVGAVAATRDQALVQICSADGATTITVDDRGQPTKAGFAGLPCQDCLAASLAAVETPPGVVALVRYAAEAPIATAERQHARPLARGPPRPPGQAPPRG, encoded by the coding sequence ATGCAGGTCGCGCGAGGACATCGACGCACGGGAGGCTGGCTGCTCTGGCTGGCGATCCTGGCCGTCATGCTGCCGGGCCTCAGCGTCGGGGCCGTCGCCGCGACCCGCGATCAAGCCCTGGTTCAGATCTGTTCGGCCGACGGCGCGACCACCATCACGGTGGATGACCGGGGCCAGCCTACAAAGGCCGGCTTCGCTGGACTGCCTTGCCAGGATTGTCTGGCCGCCAGCCTCGCCGCGGTGGAGACGCCGCCCGGCGTCGTCGCTCTGGTCCGCTATGCGGCGGAGGCTCCCATAGCGACGGCCGAGCGCCAGCATGCACGCCCGCTCGCCCGTGGTCCGCCGCGCCCGCCCGGCCAGGCGCCGCCGCGCGGCTAG
- the ybaL gene encoding YbaL family putative K(+) efflux transporter: protein MPHHVPLIATIVAGLVLAFVFGAIANRLRLPVLVGYLLAGVAVGPFTPGYVADQPLANQLAEIGVILLMFGVGLHFSLKDLMAVRKIAIPGAVAQILAATLMGLGLAVLLGWPLGGGIVFGLALSVASTVVLLRALQERRLIETERGRIAVGWLIVEDLAMVLALVLIPAVTDALSGESGGGLVGMAGALGMTLGKVAAFIALMLIVGRRVIPWILHWTAHTGSRELFRLAVLAIALGVAFGSAGLFGVSFALGAFFAGMIMSESELSQQAANETLPLRDAFAVLFFVSIGMLFNPMILIQQPLSLLATLSIIVVGKSIAAYLIVRAFKHATGTALTISASLAQIGEFSFILAALGADLKLLPPEGRDLILAGAILSILVNPVLFRFVDRHLQKTAKPVVAPEEVAAPAPKAASCVVLVGYGRVGKAVTEGFKGAGLVVIETESERLDELRAQGVKVVEGNAVKPEILTEAGLANASHLLVAVPNAFEAATIVEHARRLNPKVKIIARAHSDAEVELLATRGADNTIMGEREIALGMLALTKAKARPA from the coding sequence TTGCCGCATCACGTGCCGCTGATCGCCACCATCGTCGCCGGCCTCGTGCTCGCGTTTGTCTTTGGCGCGATCGCCAATCGTCTGCGGTTGCCGGTGTTGGTGGGCTATCTGCTGGCCGGGGTCGCGGTGGGGCCGTTCACCCCCGGCTATGTGGCGGATCAGCCGCTGGCCAACCAGCTGGCCGAGATCGGCGTGATCCTGCTGATGTTCGGGGTCGGCCTGCACTTCTCGCTGAAGGACCTGATGGCGGTCCGCAAGATCGCCATTCCCGGCGCCGTCGCCCAGATCCTGGCCGCGACGCTCATGGGTCTTGGCCTGGCCGTCCTGCTGGGCTGGCCGCTCGGCGGCGGCATCGTCTTCGGCCTGGCCCTGTCGGTCGCCTCCACCGTGGTGCTGCTGCGGGCGCTTCAGGAGCGCCGTCTGATCGAGACCGAGCGCGGCCGCATCGCCGTCGGCTGGCTGATCGTCGAGGACCTGGCCATGGTCCTCGCCCTGGTGCTCATCCCGGCGGTGACCGACGCCCTCAGCGGGGAAAGCGGCGGCGGACTGGTCGGCATGGCCGGCGCCCTGGGCATGACCCTCGGCAAGGTGGCCGCCTTCATCGCCCTGATGCTGATCGTCGGGCGCCGTGTGATCCCGTGGATCCTGCACTGGACGGCCCACACCGGGTCGCGCGAGCTGTTCCGCCTGGCGGTGCTCGCCATCGCCCTGGGCGTCGCCTTCGGCTCGGCCGGGCTGTTCGGCGTGTCCTTCGCCCTCGGCGCCTTTTTCGCCGGCATGATCATGAGCGAGTCCGAGCTCAGCCAGCAGGCCGCCAACGAGACTTTGCCGCTACGCGACGCCTTCGCGGTGCTGTTTTTCGTGTCCATCGGCATGCTGTTCAATCCGATGATTCTGATCCAGCAACCGTTGTCGTTGCTGGCGACCCTGTCGATCATCGTGGTGGGCAAGTCGATCGCCGCCTATCTGATCGTGCGCGCATTCAAGCACGCTACCGGCACGGCCCTGACCATCTCGGCCTCGCTGGCCCAGATCGGCGAATTCTCCTTCATCCTGGCCGCCCTGGGGGCCGACCTGAAGCTGCTGCCGCCGGAAGGCCGCGACCTCATCCTGGCCGGCGCGATCCTGTCGATCCTTGTCAATCCGGTCCTCTTCCGCTTCGTGGATCGCCACCTGCAGAAGACCGCCAAGCCCGTCGTCGCGCCCGAAGAGGTCGCCGCCCCCGCGCCCAAGGCCGCTTCCTGCGTGGTGCTGGTCGGCTATGGCCGTGTCGGCAAGGCGGTGACCGAGGGCTTCAAGGGGGCCGGCCTGGTGGTCATCGAGACCGAAAGCGAGCGCCTGGACGAACTGCGCGCCCAGGGCGTCAAGGTCGTCGAGGGCAACGCCGTGAAACCTGAGATCCTGACCGAGGCCGGCCTGGCCAACGCCAGCCATCTTCTGGTCGCGGTGCCCAACGCCTTCGAGGCGGCGACCATCGTCGAGCACGCCCGCCGCCTAAACCCGAAGGTGAAGATCATCGCCCGCGCCCACTCGGACGCGGAGGTGGAGCTGCTGGCCACGCGCGGCGCCGACAACACCATCATGGGCGAACGCGAAATCGCGCTCGGCATGCTGGCCCTGACCAAGGCCAAGGCCCGCCCAGCTTGA
- a CDS encoding helix-turn-helix domain-containing protein, translating to MPHTKILCPSQCRAARGLLDWSQEDLAGRAGVSRSTVRDFETGRHELHGGTERLLMAALRDGGVLLIASGEEAGDGAGPGVRLVG from the coding sequence ATGCCTCATACTAAAATACTGTGCCCGTCCCAGTGCCGCGCCGCGCGCGGACTTCTCGACTGGTCCCAAGAGGACCTGGCGGGCCGGGCGGGCGTGTCGCGCAGCACAGTGCGCGATTTCGAAACCGGACGCCATGAACTGCATGGCGGCACCGAGCGGCTGCTGATGGCGGCGCTGCGCGACGGGGGCGTTCTGCTGATCGCGTCCGGCGAAGAAGCGGGCGACGGCGCCGGGCCGGGCGTCCGGCTGGTCGGGTAA